In one Drosophila albomicans strain 15112-1751.03 chromosome X, ASM965048v2, whole genome shotgun sequence genomic region, the following are encoded:
- the LOC117578319 gene encoding probable ATP-dependent RNA helicase kurz: MGKKVYNAKARQNPQTIVDNSAVKNIKIETENVLNSGKGKGNANYAAGYDEANALVLPSQKRATKTKIEKHQNVKILSKKQRKHLQSIVDKKKKKEGRAQLLEDLAAVQIPEAELKQYTSISQVQTIGKKRLHTLDEYLAKKQEKQQQQSQAQLGRRVNAIKGAGKRRLLLEEQEALDAKRKNPNVVDADESDETTTDESEDEQVDSPVPAPAPIPVPTPTPALVVEQPTTSAAAKTTAATKPNPPATPAYVHKTVYVPVDRSDEVQAARLRLPILAEEQQVMELINEHPIVIVAGETGSGKTTQLPQFLYEAGYAQHKMIGITEPRRVAAIAMSKRVAHEMNLPSSEVSYLIRFEGNVTPATRIKFMTDGVLLKEIETDFLLSKYSVIVLDEAHERSVYTDILVGLLSRIVPLRQKRSTPLKLIIMSATLRVSDFTENTRLFKTPPPLIKVEARQFPVTVHFQKRTPDDYVAEAYRKTLKIHSQLPEGGILIFVTGQQEVNQLVRKLRRTFPYKPDKEAKQQPETKQPAVELEQQFELKRVMRNLRKSKKKFLAQISLPSINLDDYKLPGDDTEADMHSDLEGDPEDDLDVGDDDDELQLDDDQQLSAPGTKQPLWVLPLYSLLSSEQQNRIFEPIPEGCRLCVVSTNVAETSLTIPHIKYVVDSGRQKTRLYDKLTGVSAFVVTYTSKASADQRAGRAGRVSAGHCYRLYSSAVYNDLFPEFSQPDIQQKPVDDLMLQMRCMGIDRVLHFPFPSPPDALQLQAAEQRLSVLGALEATAKNSTSSATDKEKELPPAVTQLGRVISRFPVAPRYGKMLALSNQFELLPYTVCLVAALSVQELLVETGVQRDEDVAPASNNFHKMRLSWANHGQYQLLGDPMVLLRAVGAAEYAHSQHKLDSFCASNGLRSKAIGEVRKLRVQLTNEINLNVSNVESLCVDPQLKPPTESQARLLRQILLAGMGDQVARKVPLDEISDKDERRRLKYAYNCADMEEPAFLHVSSVLKQAKPEWIVYQEAYELQQGDSSKMFIRGITAIEPEWLLVYVPQLCNIRQVKEEPAPRYNAAKGNIYCHVDATFGKAGWELPLGEIEMPLSEQACCYFGMFLLEGSVCSKLAQFKSKLRSTPASLIKSWSNLNDSVLYFKKALINQQIHSRQTLFDHWQRDPSFLLAEYQRLLYDVALSELSPFWPPLEASK; encoded by the exons atgGGCAAAAAGGTGTACAATGCCAAGGCGCGGCAAAATCCGCAAACAATTGTGGACAATTCCGCCGTCAAGAAT atTAAAATCGAAACAGAAAATGTGCTGAACAGTGGAAAAGGTAAAGGAAATGCCAATTATGCCGCAGGCTACGATGAAGCCAATGCCTTGGTATTGCCTTCCCAGAAGCGGGCGACCAAAACCAAGATTGAGAAACATCAGAATGTCAAAATACTGTCGAAAAAGCAGCGCAAGCATCTGCAATCCATTGTGgacaagaaaaagaagaaagaaggC CGTGCACAACTCCTCGAAGATCTGGCTGCTGTTCAAATTCCCGAGGCAGAACTGAAGCAATACACATCCATTAGTCAAGTGCAGACAATTGGCAAAAAGCGTCTGCATACGCTGGACGAGTATCTGGCCAAGAAGCAggagaaacagcaacagcaatcacaGGCGCAACTCGGACGACGTGTCAACGCCATCAAGGGGGCAGGCAAGCGGCGTCTGCTGCTCGAGGAGCAAGAAGCGTTGGATGCCAAACGTAAGAATCCAAATGTTGTGGATGCGGATGAAAGCGATGAGACGACAACAGATGAGAGCGAAGATGAGCAAGTAGACAGTCCAGTACCAGCACCCGCTCCTATTCCGGTTCCCACTCCGACTCCCGCTCTCGTTGTAGAGCAGCCGACAACAAGTGCGGCGGCGaaaacaacagctgcaacaaaacCCAATCCTCCAGCCACGCCCGCGTATGTGCATAAAACTGTTTACGTGCCCGTGGATCGCAGTGATGAAGTGCAGGCCGCACGTCTGCGTCTGCCCATACTCGCCGAGGAGCAGCAGGTGATGGAGCTGATTAACGAGCATCCCATTGTGATAGTCGCGGGTGAAACGGGTTCCGGCAAGACGACACAATTACCGCAATTCCTCTACGAAGCGGGCTACGCACAGCACAAAATGATTGGCATCACGGAGCCGCGACGTGTGGCCGCCATAGCGATGTCGAAGCGTGTGGCCCACGAGATGAATTTGCCCAGCAGCGAGGTCAGCTATCTGATACGGTTCGAGGGCAATGTGACGCCGGCGACACGCATCAAATTCATGACCGATGGTGTGCTGCTCAAGGAGATCGAAACGGACTTTCTGCTCAGCAAATATTCGGTGATTGTGCTCGACGAGGCGCACGAACGCAGCGTCTACACGGACATCTTGGTCGGTCTCCTGTCGCGAATTGTGCCGCTGCGTCAGAAGCGCTCCACGCCGCTCAAACTGATCATTATGTCGGCCACGTTGCGTGTCAGTGATTTCACCGAGAACACGCGACTCTTTAagacgccgccgccgctgaTCAAAGTGGAGGCCAGACAATTTCCGGTCACGGTGCACTTTCAAAAGCGCACGCCCGACGATTATGTGGCAGAGGCGTATCGCAAGACGTTAAAGATACATTCACAACTGCCCGAGGGTGGCATTTTGATCTTTGTCACCGGCCAGCAGGAGGTGAATCAGTTGGTGCGCAAGCTGCGTCGCACATTTCCCTACAAGCCGGACAAGGAGGCAAAGCAGCAGCCGGAAACGAAGCAGCCTGCCgtggagctggagcagcaaTTTGAACTAAAGCGTGTTATGCGCAATCTGCGCAAATCCAAGAAGAAGTTCCTCGCACAAATCTCGCTGCCCAGCATCAATCTGGATGATTACAAGTTGCCCGGCGATGACACCGAGGCGGACATGCACTCAGATCTCGAAGGTGACCCAGAGGACGACTTGGACgtcggcgacgacgacgacgaactGCAGTTGGACGATGATCAGCAGCTGTCTGCGCCGGGCACCAAGCAACCACTTTGGGTGCTTCCACTGTACTCGCTGCTCTCCTCCGAGCAGCAGAATCGCATCTTTGAGCCCATACCCGAGGGCTGTCGTCTGTGCGTCGTGAGCACCAATGTGGCCGAAACGTCGCTCACAATACCGCACATCAAGTACGTCGTGGACAGCGGGCGACAGAAGACGCGACTCTACGACAAGCTGACGGGCGTAAGTGCTTTTGTGGTCACCTACACCTCGAAAGCATCGGCGGATCAGCGAGCTGGACGCGCCGGACGTGTGAGCGCTGGCCATTGCTATCGTCTGTACTCGAGTGCCGTGTATAACGATCTGTTTCCCGAGTTCAGTCAGCCGGACATACAGCAGAAGCCAGTCGATGATTTGATGCTGCAGATGCGTTGCATGGGCATCGATCGTGTCCTGCACTTCCCATTCCCATCGCCACCCGATGCTCTGCAGTTGCAGGCCGCCGAGCAGCGTCTCTCGGTACTGGGCGCCTTGGAGGCAACAGCCAAAAACTCCACCTCCTCCGCAACGGACAAGGAGAAGGAACTGCCGCCCGCTGTCACGCAATTGGGTCGCGTCATCTCACGGTTTCCGGTCGCACCTCGCTATGGCAAAATGCTGGCGCTCTCCAATCAGTTCGAGCTGTTGCCCTACACGGTTTGCCTGGTCGCTGCGCTCTCGGTGCAGGAGCTGCTGGTGGAGACGGGCGTGCAGCGGGACGAGGATGTGGCCCCCGCCTCGAATAACTTTCACAAAATGCGTCTCAGTTGGGCGAATCACGGACAGTATCAACTGCTCGGTGATCCGATGGTGTTGCTGCGTGCTGTGGGCGCTGCTGAGTATGCGCATTCCCAGCACAAACTGGACAGCTTTTGTGCGTCGAATGGATTGCGATCGAAGGCCATCGGCGAGGTGCGCAAGTTGCGCGTTCAGCTGACCAACGAGATCAATTTGAATGTGAGCAACGTGGAGTCGCTGTGTGTGGATCCGCAACTGAAGCCCCCGACGGAATCGCAGGCGCGTCTCTTACGGCAAATCCTGCTCGCTGGCATGGGAGATCAGGTGGCACGGAAGGTGCCGCTGGACGAGATTAGCGACAAGGACGAGCGACGCCGACTCAAGTACGCGTACAACTGTGCGGACATGGAGGAGCCGGCCTTTCTACACGTCTCCTCGGTGCTGAAGCAAGCGAAACCCGAGTGGATTGTCTATCAGGAGGCGTATGAACTGCAGCAgggcgacagcagcaaaatgttCATACGCGGCATCACGGCGATTGAGCCGGAATGGTTGCTCGTCTATGTGCCTCAGCTGTGCAACATACGGCAGGTGAAGGAGGAGCCAGCGCCGCGTTATAACGCTGCCAAGGGCAACATCTATTGCCATGTGGATGCCACGTTTGGCAAGGCCGGATGGGAGCTGCCGCTTGGCGAGATCGAGATGCCGCTCAGCGAGCAGGCTTGCTG CTACTTTGGCATGTTTCTACTGGAGGGCAGCGTCTGCAGCAAGTTGGCGCAATTCAAGTCCAAGTTGAGATCGACGCCCGCTTCGCTCATCAAGAGCTGGTCGAACCTCAACGATTCGGTGCTGTATTTCAAGAAGGCCTTGATCAACCAGCAAATACACAGCCGCCAAACGCTGTTCGATCACTGGCAACGTGATCCCAGCT TTCTGCTTGCGGAGTATCAGCGTCTGCTCTACGATGTGGCCCTCAGCGAGTTGTCCCCCTTTTGGCCACCATTGGAGGCCAGCAAATAA
- the LOC117578320 gene encoding gamma-tubulin complex component 2 homolog isoform X2, whose protein sequence is MAHAMANKTDPVRNVLSALIAESHSHLTPEKILREFRATADKRLTDSELLALLESISSKRINSRQVLDEITYVLERKDPMYALLKFTERITQEAKWHSNASVEYGKLPPASSTKLPHHYIDTMSIGSSSISTLSLADELHPPARKSLDLSYSTPVTSRKPDESPCLETLLTRRPSPSVPTESSSRGDLSMIKKRVMNAVAHMPVHESTNNRSANRSSLSLNGGNNTGITSNNATSIQAPSIQLSTSGGSVDLDLDFQDGMLEAQRTHMLWDYCKVEGQNQRPPAEIAAMPLESQQHALILDLIYCLSGVRGSYITPLPRDKSSSGLARYETRFTVHPGVDKALAEMVHEILPLASHFMAMQKVMAITNNRGQVNNSLNAALQDLTHDFYLLVAEAEAELDSQALTLPKLLYYLQPTMWVMEGLWSTLGEIQLSNLKGGDVLSHLCRCIKQLEGDKATQDVLISLTTKAAAPYMRMLQLWIHQGIIVDNTEEFLVVDNEVVHKGETMPEHYSDDYWEKRYTRRSHAVPTFLANHSDIILRTGKYLNVIRQCGKRVTCQKNNDAQFDPTKNLHVKLIEDAYFFAARQLLDVLLNENDLMGHLESVKRYLLLLQGDFIAQFMDACEDELSKNVDQVLPMTLENLLGLTLRLSSARSDPYKDDLHCELLTYDLVTQMSKIMDQEEEYWKTTDRLDLTGLECFAFTYEVKWPVSLVLNHIAITKYQMLFRQLFYCKHVERQLCKIWKENSMAKKFSAQAAELYRSAFTLRQRMMNAIQNLEYYMMIEIIEPNWHVFIEKMTKVENVDEVLNLHQDFLDLCLKNCMLTETSHLNRAIFKLCKICLNFCEFIQDESSMAQTETFSESVKRFDLEFTGMLISFLKQINDLAKANTGDRFMNLVHRINFNSFYSEQMERMCVMDAMG, encoded by the exons ATGGCACACGCCATGGCAAATAAAACCGATCCAGTGCGAAATGTACTCTCAGCCTTGATAGCGGAGTCACA TTCGCATTTGACGCCAGAAAAAATACTACGTGAATTTCGTGCCACAGCTGACAAACGTTTGACGGACTCGGAGCTGCTGGCTCTGCTCGAATCCATTAGCAGCAAACGCATCAATAGCCGCCAAGTGCTTGACGAGATTACCTATGTTCTAGAGCG TAAGGATCCCATGTATGCATTGTTAAAGTTCACGGAACGCATAACACAGGAAGCGAAGTGGCATTCCAACGCAAGTGTAGAATACGGCAAGCTACCGCCAGCATCGAGCACTAAATTGCCGCACCACTATATCGACACTATGagcattggcagcagcagcatcagcaccCTTAGTTTGGCCGATGAATTGCATCCGCCAGCACGAAAGTCCTTGGATTTGTCCTATTCCACGCCCGTAACTAGTCGCAAACCGGACGAGAGTCCGTGTCTCGAGACGCTCCTTACACGCCGTCCCTCCCCCTCAGTGCCCACGGAATCCTCATCTCGTGGTGATCTCAGTATG ATCAAGAAACGCGTAATGAATGCCGTTGCGCATATGCCAGTGCATGAAAGCACCAACAATCGATCCGCCAACCGATCCTCGCTGAGCCTCAATGGCGGCAATAACACCGGCATTACATCTAACAATGCCACGTCCATCCAGGCACCCTCGATACAACTGTCGACGAGTGGAGGCAGCGTCGACTTGGATTTGGACTTTCAGGATGGCATGCTGGAGGCACAACGCACCCACATGCTGTGGGACTACTGCAAGGTGGAGGGACAAAACCAAAGACCGCCGGCTGAGATTGCAGCCATGCCGCTGGAGAGTCAACAGCATGCGCTAATACTCGATTTGATTTACTGCTTGAGTGGTGTGCGTGGCAGCTACATAACGCCGCTGCCGCGTGACAAAAGCAGCTCGGGATTGGCTCGATACGAGACACGCTTCACTGTGCATCCGGGTGTGGATAAAGCGCTGGCGGAAATGGTGCACGAGATTCTGCCACTGGCATCGCATTTCATGGCCATGCAGAAGGTGATGGCGATCACAAATAATCGTGGACAGGTTAACAATTCGTTGAATGCTGCGCTTCAAGACTTAACCCACGACTTTTAT TTGCTGGTGGCCGAGGCGGAGGCAGAACTGGACAGCCAGGCGCTGACGCTGCCAAAGCTGCTGTATTATCTGCAGCCAACCATGTGGGTGATGGAGGGTCTCTGGAGCACGTTGGGCGAGATTCAGCTG AGCAATCTAAAGGGCGGCGATGTGCTGTCGCATTTGTGCCGTTGCATCAAGCAGCTGGAGGGCGATAAGGCGACGCAGGATGTGCTAATCAGTCTGACGACGAAAGCGGCAGCTCCATACATGCGCATGCTACAGTTGTGGATACACCAGGGCATCATTGTGGACAACACCGAGGAGTTTCTCGTTGTCGACAACGAGGTGGTGCACAAGGGCGAAACAATGCCCGAGCACTATTCGGATGATTATTGGGAGAAGCGTTACACCAGACGCAGCCATGCGGTGCCCACATTTCTGGCCAATCACTCGGACATCATATTGCGCACGGGCAAATATCTCAATGTGATACGTCAGTGTGGCAAACGTGTGACGTGCCAGAAGAATAACGATGCACAGTTCGATCCCACCAAGAATCTGCATGTCAAACTCATCGAAGATGCGTACTTTTTTGCCGCCCGTCAGCTGCTTGATGTGCTGCTGAATGAGAACGATTTGATGGGACATCTGGAGTCGGTCAAGCggtatttgttgctgctgcaaggTGATTTTATTGCCCAGTTTATGGATGCCTGCGAGGATGAGTTGTCCAAGAATGTGGATCAAGTGCTGCCCATGACATTGGAGAATTTACTTGGTCTCACGTTGCGTTTGTCGTCGGCTCGCAGTGATCCGTACAAGGATGATTTGCACTGTGAGTTGCTCACCTACGATCTGGTCACACAAATGTCAAAGATTATGGATCAGGAAGAAG AGTATTGGAAAACCACAGATCGCTTGGATTTGACGGGACTGGAGTGTTTTGCCTTCACGTACGAGGTAAAGTGGCCCGTCTCCTTGGTGCTCAATCACATTGCCATCACCAAGTATCAGATGCTCTTCCGACAGCTTTTCTACTGCAAGCACGTCGAGCGGCAGCTGTGCAA AATCTGGAAGGAGAACTCGATGGCTAAAAAGTTCTCGGCTCAGGCAGCGGAACTGTATCGCTCAGCGTTCACATTGCGTCAGCGCATGATGAATGCCATACAAAATCTGGAGTATTATATGATGATCGAGATCATTGAGCCCAATTGGCATGTGTTTATCGAGAAGATGACTAAAGTGGAGAATGTCGACGAGGTGCTCAATCTGCATCAGGACTTTCTCGATTTGTGCCTCAAGAATTGCATGCTGACAGAGACGTCGCATCTGAATCGTGCCATATTTAAGCTATGTAAGATCTGTCTCAACTTCTGCGAGTTCATACAG